The following are encoded together in the Acidicapsa ligni genome:
- a CDS encoding alpha/beta fold hydrolase, giving the protein MSSSSPMGTAVLVHGAWADGSCWSNVILPLRNKGFNVTTAPIPLTTLSEDAAALRRVIERTTGPVILVGHAYAGAVIDAVEDERVKSLVYIAALAPDEGETVADLFYRTSPHPKAPQLAPDSYGLIWMPEEGFGDAVAHEAAPAQLAIMAAVQRPISVNCIQEKAPAPAWKTKPSWFLLAEEDRMINPATQKFMAERMGANIRSHKVDHTPMHTAPELVMDIILEAAQSTSAK; this is encoded by the coding sequence ATGAGTTCCTCTTCTCCAATGGGCACAGCCGTGCTGGTTCATGGAGCCTGGGCTGACGGATCTTGCTGGAGTAACGTCATTTTGCCATTGAGGAACAAGGGATTCAATGTGACGACGGCGCCAATTCCTCTTACAACGCTTTCGGAGGATGCGGCTGCTCTTCGCCGCGTGATCGAAAGAACTACTGGCCCCGTGATCCTTGTGGGACATGCGTATGCGGGTGCCGTGATCGATGCGGTTGAAGACGAGCGAGTGAAATCACTGGTGTACATCGCGGCGCTGGCGCCTGATGAGGGGGAGACTGTCGCGGATCTCTTTTATCGGACGTCTCCTCATCCCAAGGCTCCCCAATTGGCTCCCGATTCGTATGGGTTGATCTGGATGCCGGAGGAAGGATTTGGCGATGCGGTAGCTCACGAGGCAGCTCCGGCGCAGTTAGCCATCATGGCCGCAGTGCAGCGGCCAATCTCGGTCAACTGCATCCAGGAGAAGGCACCTGCTCCGGCATGGAAGACGAAGCCTTCGTGGTTTCTTCTTGCCGAAGAGGACCGGATGATCAACCCTGCGACCCAGAAGTTCATGGCTGAGCGCATGGGAGCAAACATTCGTTCGCACAAGGTGGACCACACCCCGATGCATACGGCGCCGGAGCTCGTAATGGACATCATTCTGGAAGCTGCGCAGAGCACGTCAGCAAAATAA
- a CDS encoding alpha/beta fold hydrolase — protein MSAVLAKFTIPLTSVHTVEADGVEVFYRTAGDPDAPVVLLLHGFPTSSFMFRELIPRLADQFRVIAPDLPGFGFTRVPETRAYAYSFDALAHTLEAFTDALGLEHYAIYVFDYGAPTGFRLAMRHPERITAIVSQNGNAYEEGLGDAWAPIRKYWSEPTGENREVIRQNILNFEGTRWQYTHGVANPEGVTPESYTLDAALLERQGNKDIQLDLFLDYASNVKLYPQFQDYLRKSKPPLLAIWGKNDPFFIPAGAEAFRKDLPNAQVQFLDTGHFAIETHVVEIASAMKAFLAKEVSR, from the coding sequence ATGAGTGCTGTCCTTGCCAAGTTCACGATACCGTTGACATCCGTTCATACAGTTGAAGCAGATGGAGTTGAGGTTTTCTACAGGACGGCCGGTGACCCCGATGCACCGGTTGTGCTTCTGCTCCATGGATTTCCCACATCGTCCTTCATGTTTCGCGAGCTTATTCCACGCCTGGCTGACCAGTTTAGAGTGATCGCGCCAGACCTGCCCGGTTTTGGGTTTACAAGAGTGCCTGAGACACGAGCCTATGCCTACTCGTTCGATGCGCTGGCACATACATTGGAGGCGTTCACGGATGCTCTCGGTTTAGAGCACTACGCGATTTACGTGTTCGATTACGGTGCTCCCACAGGCTTTCGCCTGGCGATGAGGCACCCCGAACGAATCACCGCGATCGTTTCACAGAATGGCAATGCGTATGAAGAGGGTCTTGGCGACGCGTGGGCGCCCATTCGAAAATACTGGTCTGAACCGACCGGAGAAAACAGGGAAGTCATTCGTCAAAACATCCTGAACTTTGAAGGAACTCGTTGGCAATACACGCACGGAGTAGCGAATCCGGAAGGCGTGACGCCTGAGTCGTACACCCTGGATGCCGCTTTGCTCGAACGACAGGGAAACAAAGATATCCAGCTCGACTTGTTCCTGGACTACGCATCGAACGTGAAGCTTTATCCGCAGTTTCAGGACTATCTTCGCAAATCAAAACCGCCTTTACTGGCGATATGGGGCAAGAACGATCCATTCTTCATTCCAGCGGGCGCTGAGGCGTTTCGTAAAGACCTGCCTAATGCACAGGTCCAGTTCCTGGATACAGGTCACTTCGCTATTGAAACGCACGTCGTAGAGATCGCTTCGGCGATGAAGGCGTTTCTTGCGAAGGAGGTTTCACGATGA
- a CDS encoding sigma 54-interacting transcriptional regulator, which yields MEYVTQSASKLVSSTVDAQNAPGLLSSKAVLDILRLILAGAPLAEVLTIIARLVESPDDGTLCTIWLPHEDGKQLFCAAAPSLPGFISGAGSMAIGPKGGSCGTAVYRKEPVYVNDVLTDPVWDIYRHRLLPFGIRAVWSRPLFTSEGRVLGTFAIHYREPRSPDAADLQLIENAGHIAGIAIERHVNEERLRLESDRLRLLLEITNSMTSKLDMHRLVETLSTDLLRVMRCDFCALLLPDRDSDGLRVTTLYNPEPRGVLSDGTSIPHAGFICGKAFRIGKSPHVNQFEKGCYDLESFVDGAGQSIHRLITAEGLVSGCGLPLIGRSGVIGVLTALNRSERVLEQADVTFLEQAALQVAIAVENALDYEKAIRDRDKETKRRLYLEEELRAEFGSIVGDSSALKSALHLVSVVAPTDSSVLIQGETGTGKELIARAIHNLSSRRDRAFVKLNCAAIPLGLLESELFGHEKGAFTGAVAQKTGRFELAHKGTLFLDEVGDIPLELQAKLLRVLQEQEFERLGSNRTHKVDVRLVAATHRDLTLMIKQMTFREDLYYRLKVFPIHVPTLRQRVEDIPKLVWHFTELYARRMNKRIDTIPAETMDALVRYQWPGNVRELQNFIERAVILSPHTVLRAPSSELEPFSAARPANAPMTGLEEVERDHILRALEASNWVVGGRSGAAERLGMKRTSFVYKMRKHRIVRPISSRA from the coding sequence ATGGAGTATGTAACACAATCTGCTTCGAAGCTGGTATCGAGCACCGTGGATGCGCAGAACGCTCCAGGCCTGCTCTCTTCAAAAGCAGTGCTCGATATTCTGCGGCTAATCCTCGCGGGAGCTCCTTTGGCGGAGGTGCTCACAATCATTGCCCGGCTGGTTGAATCGCCGGACGACGGGACTTTGTGCACTATCTGGCTCCCCCATGAGGATGGGAAGCAGCTTTTTTGCGCGGCCGCACCCAGTCTTCCGGGGTTTATCTCTGGTGCTGGATCGATGGCGATCGGTCCAAAGGGTGGATCCTGTGGTACTGCCGTTTATCGCAAGGAACCGGTCTATGTAAACGACGTTCTCACTGATCCGGTTTGGGATATCTATCGTCATCGGCTCTTGCCTTTTGGGATTCGAGCAGTGTGGTCGCGGCCCTTGTTTACGAGCGAAGGCCGGGTTCTTGGGACGTTCGCCATTCATTATCGTGAACCGCGAAGCCCTGACGCCGCCGATCTGCAATTGATCGAGAACGCCGGGCATATCGCGGGAATTGCGATAGAGCGTCATGTCAATGAGGAGAGATTGCGGCTCGAAAGCGATCGACTACGGCTGCTTCTGGAAATAACGAACAGCATGACGTCGAAGTTAGATATGCATCGTTTAGTAGAGACGTTATCTACGGATCTGCTGAGAGTGATGCGATGTGACTTTTGCGCTTTGCTGCTGCCTGATCGCGACAGTGACGGATTGCGCGTAACCACGCTGTACAACCCGGAGCCGCGTGGAGTGCTGTCGGACGGAACGAGCATACCCCATGCCGGTTTTATATGCGGCAAAGCTTTTCGGATCGGCAAGAGTCCACATGTCAACCAATTTGAGAAAGGTTGCTATGACCTGGAAAGCTTCGTCGATGGAGCAGGTCAGAGTATCCACCGTCTGATCACGGCTGAGGGCTTGGTGTCGGGTTGCGGCCTCCCATTGATTGGCAGGAGCGGTGTCATCGGCGTGCTGACAGCGCTGAATCGGTCAGAGAGAGTTTTGGAGCAAGCTGACGTTACGTTTCTCGAACAAGCTGCCCTTCAGGTTGCCATTGCTGTTGAGAACGCGTTGGATTATGAGAAGGCGATAAGGGATCGCGACAAGGAGACGAAGCGAAGGCTGTATCTCGAAGAAGAGCTTCGCGCTGAGTTTGGGTCGATTGTAGGCGATAGCTCCGCGTTGAAGAGCGCGTTGCATTTGGTGTCGGTCGTGGCGCCGACCGATTCTAGTGTGTTGATTCAAGGCGAGACGGGTACTGGCAAGGAATTGATTGCCCGGGCTATTCACAATTTGAGCAGCCGCCGAGACCGCGCGTTTGTTAAGTTGAACTGCGCCGCGATTCCGCTTGGTCTCCTTGAAAGCGAATTGTTCGGTCACGAGAAGGGGGCATTTACTGGTGCTGTTGCACAGAAGACGGGGCGCTTTGAACTGGCCCACAAAGGAACGCTCTTCCTGGACGAAGTCGGCGATATTCCCCTGGAACTCCAGGCAAAACTGCTTCGAGTGTTGCAAGAGCAGGAATTCGAGAGGCTAGGGAGCAACCGGACTCACAAGGTAGATGTCCGTCTCGTTGCGGCGACGCATCGTGATTTGACTCTGATGATAAAGCAGATGACTTTCCGTGAAGATCTCTACTATCGGTTGAAAGTATTCCCGATCCATGTTCCAACTTTGCGGCAACGTGTGGAGGATATACCGAAGCTGGTCTGGCACTTTACAGAGCTGTATGCACGACGCATGAACAAGAGGATTGACACTATTCCTGCGGAGACAATGGATGCTCTCGTGCGATATCAGTGGCCGGGAAATGTTCGTGAGCTGCAGAATTTCATCGAGCGCGCAGTGATCCTTTCTCCTCATACTGTTTTGCGAGCACCCAGCTCAGAGCTTGAGCCTTTCAGCGCCGCAAGACCAGCGAACGCGCCAATGACGGGTCTGGAAGAAGTCGAACGAGATCACATCCTTCGCGCTCTTGAGGCCAGCAATTGGGTTGTAGGGGGTCGGAGCGGCGCGGCCGAACGGTTGGGAATGAAGCGCACCTCTTTTGTGTACAAGATGAGGAAGCATCGTATTGTTCGCCCTATTTCCTCCCGCGCATAG
- a CDS encoding acyltransferase family protein — MAPSLRIDWLAAGLIVVGYAATAGGFLYRLGHEHEVKNLELTWNFTVLNVALMTAGLFLLFRNIHANRSNSRGWRLIDDVSRMSYGMYLAHIIVLNSIHSLLAPMLGNAFLRIPTIALTTFVITYLGVKLISLVPGSKYVIG; from the coding sequence ATGGCGCCGTCATTGCGTATCGACTGGCTCGCCGCCGGCTTGATCGTTGTGGGTTACGCAGCTACCGCCGGAGGGTTTCTTTACCGGCTTGGTCACGAGCACGAAGTAAAGAATCTCGAGTTGACCTGGAACTTTACCGTGCTGAACGTTGCGCTCATGACGGCGGGTCTATTCCTCCTCTTCCGAAACATTCATGCGAATCGCAGCAACAGCCGCGGATGGCGGTTGATCGACGATGTTTCGCGTATGAGCTATGGCATGTATCTGGCGCACATCATCGTACTCAATTCGATTCACTCTCTATTGGCGCCTATGCTTGGAAATGCTTTTTTGCGTATACCAACAATTGCGCTGACTACGTTCGTCATCACTTATCTTGGAGTCAAGCTGATATCGCTAGTGCCGGGGAGCAAATATGTAATCGGCTAA
- a CDS encoding acyltransferase — protein MTVSTTPTAMRHRGFDLLRVIAIYMVMQIHTGEFEYIAPNGTVLHTAGSWAVGWTNSLLRVCVPLFVMITGFFLFPIGDERKFFRKRFTRVLIPFLIWCAVYSFYYYGQGAISIQTALLNIAKIPVNYGTEVGHLWFVYMLMAIYLIAPVFSPWIVSASRKSMELFLALWGVTLLLPFIHLFSEVWGECYWNATPPSTTSPALWAMRC, from the coding sequence GTGACCGTCTCAACTACTCCGACTGCCATGCGTCACCGCGGCTTCGACCTCTTGCGCGTTATCGCAATTTATATGGTCATGCAGATCCACACCGGTGAGTTCGAATACATAGCGCCAAACGGCACGGTGCTGCACACGGCGGGATCCTGGGCTGTGGGGTGGACAAACTCGCTCCTCCGCGTCTGTGTGCCGCTCTTTGTCATGATTACCGGATTCTTCTTGTTCCCAATCGGAGATGAGCGCAAATTCTTCCGTAAACGCTTCACTCGCGTATTGATCCCATTCTTGATCTGGTGCGCGGTTTACTCATTTTATTACTACGGGCAAGGAGCGATCTCTATACAGACCGCGTTGCTCAACATTGCCAAGATTCCCGTCAACTACGGCACTGAAGTAGGCCATCTGTGGTTTGTCTATATGCTGATGGCGATCTATCTCATCGCGCCTGTATTCTCGCCGTGGATCGTTTCGGCAAGCCGAAAGAGCATGGAACTCTTCCTGGCGTTGTGGGGCGTGACCTTATTGCTGCCCTTCATTCATCTATTCTCAGAGGTGTGGGGCGAGTGTTATTGGAATGCAACGCCACCCTCTACTACTTCTCCGGCTTTATGGGCTATGCGGTGCTAG
- a CDS encoding SDR family oxidoreductase — protein sequence MAVKSVAVVTGASQGIGRATALRLACDFSAVVVVARNKDELEKTAAAINSAGAESLIYALDLREPQSPEVIVNGTLNRFGRIDALVNIAGAVPQIDLFEMTDAQWDDGMSLKLHGARRLTVQAWAALKASSGSVVLISGSAALDPKPGFAAVATINAAIIALAKAFAEQGIKDGVQVNSVVPGAVMTGRRRSFIGHWAPEHGMSVEEATKLFPEKAGIARYGTPEEIADLMAYLVSPAAKWMTGTSVRMDGGEIKGI from the coding sequence ATGGCAGTCAAATCCGTTGCTGTTGTAACCGGCGCAAGTCAGGGAATTGGTCGTGCCACTGCTTTACGGTTAGCGTGTGACTTCTCGGCGGTTGTAGTCGTAGCTCGAAATAAAGATGAATTGGAGAAGACCGCTGCCGCGATCAATTCAGCCGGTGCGGAATCACTTATTTACGCGCTCGATCTACGTGAGCCTCAGTCGCCGGAAGTTATCGTCAATGGAACGCTTAATCGCTTTGGGAGAATTGATGCCCTGGTAAACATTGCTGGCGCGGTGCCACAGATTGATTTGTTTGAGATGACAGATGCGCAGTGGGATGACGGCATGTCACTCAAGCTTCATGGTGCACGTCGCCTCACGGTCCAGGCCTGGGCTGCACTGAAGGCTTCGAGCGGCTCTGTTGTTTTAATCTCTGGAAGCGCGGCACTGGATCCGAAGCCGGGTTTTGCAGCGGTGGCGACCATCAACGCTGCCATCATTGCGCTTGCGAAGGCCTTTGCCGAACAGGGCATCAAAGATGGGGTTCAGGTTAACAGCGTAGTTCCGGGCGCAGTTATGACTGGTCGTCGTCGCTCCTTTATAGGGCACTGGGCTCCGGAGCACGGCATGAGTGTTGAAGAGGCCACGAAGCTGTTTCCTGAAAAAGCCGGTATAGCTCGCTATGGGACACCGGAAGAAATTGCGGACTTGATGGCCTACCTGGTGTCACCTGCAGCAAAGTGGATGACTGGCACCTCTGTGCGCATGGATGGTGGTGAGATCAAAGGTATCTAG
- the rpsD gene encoding 30S ribosomal protein S4 — translation MSQRKKWKIQRALGLELPGLGKPGALEKRNYPPGQHGKARKPKLSQFGAQLREKQKLIFHYGIREEQLRRFVRKAKSLQPKNWIEALVGLLERRLDNIVFRLGFARSMAAARQLVSHGHILVNGRRETIGSMLLHPGAVIELSERANLWETTQSARKAPRLPLPSFLQFESPEGMERGVLLSIPDSRHIPFEFNTSQVAEYYAKRGV, via the coding sequence ATGAGTCAACGAAAGAAGTGGAAGATTCAGCGTGCGCTGGGTCTGGAACTACCAGGTCTGGGCAAGCCCGGTGCACTCGAAAAACGGAACTACCCTCCAGGGCAGCACGGCAAAGCCCGCAAGCCTAAGCTGTCGCAGTTCGGCGCACAGCTTCGCGAAAAACAGAAACTGATCTTCCACTATGGCATTCGCGAGGAGCAGTTGCGACGGTTCGTTCGGAAGGCGAAGAGTCTCCAGCCCAAGAATTGGATCGAGGCCCTGGTTGGTCTTCTTGAGCGGCGTCTCGACAATATTGTGTTCCGGCTGGGCTTTGCTCGCAGCATGGCGGCAGCGCGGCAGTTGGTCTCTCATGGCCACATCCTGGTGAACGGTCGAAGAGAGACTATCGGCTCGATGCTGCTTCATCCTGGAGCGGTCATCGAACTCAGTGAGAGAGCCAACCTGTGGGAGACGACACAGAGCGCCCGCAAGGCTCCGCGGCTGCCGTTGCCATCCTTCCTGCAATTCGAGAGCCCAGAGGGCATGGAACGAGGTGTGCTGCTCTCCATCCCTGATTCACGTCATATTCCATTCGAGTTCAACACGAGTCAAGTTGCGGAGTATTACGCAAAGCGCGGCGTTTGA
- a CDS encoding sirohydrochlorin chelatase produces the protein MRKIFLFVFVLFCCFELSKAQAQSPSVPAAGEPHARVGVLLLAHGGSAQEWNEEVRHVADQVDLVMPTEIAFGMATRSSMQAAVDRLVARKVTAIVAVPLFVSSHSSVIDSISYLLGSRSAEPEDLKMFAEMDHGSGGMVMDHGSIRSMPHDPSMTAEARKPISSPVPIRLASALDHHRIVADILRDRAASVSRDPAHEVVVLVAHGPVPDSENKLWLDDMALLASEMGQQSHYVGIECLTLRDDADDPVRSAATEQLRKRVEQISKGGNTVLLVPLLLSYGGIEGGLRKRLDGLSYRMPSQALLPDKRIVDWVIDTAALSSTKTVQ, from the coding sequence GTGCGGAAAATATTCTTGTTTGTCTTCGTACTATTCTGCTGCTTTGAGTTAAGCAAGGCTCAGGCGCAGAGTCCTTCTGTACCGGCTGCTGGTGAACCTCATGCGCGTGTCGGAGTTCTGCTCCTGGCGCATGGGGGCAGCGCCCAGGAATGGAACGAAGAGGTGCGACACGTTGCAGACCAGGTGGACCTTGTGATGCCGACCGAGATTGCTTTCGGCATGGCGACGAGATCTTCAATGCAGGCGGCTGTTGACCGTCTGGTGGCTCGTAAGGTCACTGCGATTGTGGCGGTGCCGCTGTTTGTCAGTTCGCACAGCTCTGTGATCGATAGCATCTCGTATCTACTCGGTTCCCGTTCGGCGGAGCCTGAGGATTTGAAGATGTTTGCGGAGATGGATCATGGCAGTGGCGGCATGGTGATGGACCACGGATCGATACGATCAATGCCGCATGATCCGAGCATGACCGCGGAAGCTAGAAAGCCGATTTCTTCACCGGTCCCTATTCGGCTGGCGTCCGCACTCGATCACCATCGGATAGTTGCCGACATACTTCGTGACAGAGCTGCCTCTGTCAGCCGTGATCCAGCGCATGAGGTCGTTGTGCTTGTGGCTCACGGCCCGGTTCCGGACAGTGAGAACAAATTGTGGCTTGACGATATGGCTTTACTGGCAAGCGAGATGGGGCAGCAGAGCCATTACGTTGGAATCGAATGCCTGACACTGCGCGATGATGCAGATGATCCAGTGCGCAGTGCTGCAACGGAACAGCTCCGCAAGAGAGTCGAGCAGATTAGCAAAGGCGGAAACACGGTGTTGTTGGTTCCGCTGTTGCTCTCGTATGGCGGCATCGAAGGTGGGCTTCGCAAGCGGTTGGATGGCCTGAGCTATAGGATGCCTTCGCAGGCACTGCTACCGGATAAGCGGATCGTGGATTGGGTGATCGACACGGCGGCTCTCTCGTCTACGAAGACAGTGCAGTAG
- a CDS encoding TonB-dependent receptor: MRSAVFLVLFMPFLANAQSASQHVDGHVLDPHGSAISHAAVTLRNSLNGAAQQTETNATGEYSFNTVSPGEYILTASATGLAAAVRTVQIRQGIEATSADVSLTVATVEQNVTVVSASRVEELQQDSPLPVDVITRERIQRTGFENVADVLSELPGVVTRNNASYSGSSQEQIDGIASQDVLVLQDGLPLVGARGINSGIIDLDEQNIGRLDRVEVVRGAASSLYGTDAIGGVINLITHEPTHPFEGGLRVSGGTLGAFDGDLDVGSQWKKLTAFTDLELHRINSYPLVPGDESTIGANNQRYDGLVKLAYSFNPRASIAYSGNAYHNTADGKSADITGTAGSGYDYAESQDSTQTHALIGNFLPTSTTAVQARVYEARFDSNSYSNPINADGTHGAQFDYGNLYERYHRADATASQQMGSWNFLQGGDEWVQDSYRGLNRIVGNDNGQQITTNDVWLQDRIQPWKKLIINVGGRYDHHSLYGNHVVPKIGLVYKIDDHWTVRTAYGKGFRSPTIGELYYLLLHPEYGYQVIGNPTLQPERSESYSVGVDYQVNRYSFGVSLYRNNLNHLINYVIAGAPATQADLDTLLAQYGIPASFGAEPGLYTYVYTNVDQAYTQGINLKGSVLLNHNLRVDGFYAYLDPYDVTDKQTLTERSRNAGYFRTEYIARRLGLIANIRGNFYGRWLIDADSGTHEQAYALWNFYASKDITHGIQAYGTIDNLANSRDSLLRQTSPSYDRTDYGRTFRIGMRYTFPHE, encoded by the coding sequence ATGCGAAGCGCTGTTTTTCTTGTTCTATTCATGCCTTTTCTTGCGAACGCACAGAGTGCATCGCAGCACGTGGATGGTCATGTTCTTGACCCCCACGGTTCCGCAATATCTCACGCAGCCGTTACACTGCGCAACTCGTTAAACGGGGCTGCACAACAAACTGAAACCAATGCCACGGGAGAGTACAGCTTCAACACTGTCTCTCCAGGCGAATATATCCTTACGGCTTCAGCAACCGGGCTGGCGGCTGCAGTTCGTACAGTGCAAATCAGACAGGGCATCGAGGCAACATCAGCCGACGTTTCTCTCACCGTAGCGACGGTGGAGCAGAATGTGACCGTGGTCTCCGCGTCGCGTGTAGAGGAACTGCAGCAGGATTCTCCGCTGCCTGTCGATGTGATCACGCGAGAGCGGATTCAACGGACGGGGTTTGAGAATGTAGCCGATGTTCTGAGTGAGTTGCCGGGTGTAGTTACGCGCAACAACGCGTCTTACTCCGGTTCGTCGCAGGAGCAGATCGACGGCATCGCTTCGCAGGATGTGTTAGTGCTGCAGGATGGTCTGCCGCTGGTTGGAGCTCGGGGGATCAACAGCGGCATCATCGATCTCGACGAGCAGAATATCGGGAGGCTGGATCGGGTCGAAGTGGTTCGCGGTGCAGCTTCTTCTCTGTACGGAACAGATGCTATCGGTGGAGTCATCAACCTGATTACGCATGAGCCGACGCATCCTTTTGAAGGCGGCCTGCGTGTTTCAGGCGGCACCCTCGGCGCTTTCGATGGGGATCTCGATGTGGGCTCGCAATGGAAGAAGCTTACGGCATTCACCGATCTTGAACTACATCGCATCAACTCATATCCGCTGGTTCCTGGCGATGAAAGCACTATAGGTGCTAACAATCAACGCTACGACGGCCTGGTGAAACTGGCGTACAGCTTCAACCCGCGTGCTTCGATTGCCTATAGCGGCAATGCTTATCACAACACGGCGGATGGCAAGAGCGCGGATATTACCGGTACGGCTGGATCGGGATACGATTACGCCGAGAGCCAGGACAGCACGCAGACGCACGCGCTGATCGGAAATTTCCTTCCTACATCGACGACAGCGGTGCAGGCGCGAGTGTATGAGGCGCGCTTCGATTCGAACTCGTACTCGAATCCAATCAATGCGGACGGTACTCATGGTGCGCAGTTTGACTACGGCAATCTCTATGAGCGCTATCACCGCGCAGATGCGACTGCTTCACAACAGATGGGTTCGTGGAACTTTCTTCAGGGTGGGGACGAGTGGGTTCAAGACTCTTATCGCGGCCTTAACAGGATCGTTGGTAATGACAACGGCCAACAGATCACGACCAACGATGTATGGCTTCAGGATCGGATTCAGCCGTGGAAGAAGCTCATCATCAACGTGGGGGGACGGTATGATCACCACTCGCTTTACGGTAATCATGTTGTCCCGAAGATTGGACTTGTCTACAAGATCGACGATCACTGGACTGTTCGTACTGCATACGGAAAGGGTTTCCGTTCTCCAACCATCGGCGAACTGTATTACCTGCTGCTTCATCCCGAGTACGGTTATCAGGTGATTGGAAATCCGACGTTGCAGCCGGAACGCAGCGAGAGCTATTCCGTGGGCGTTGATTACCAGGTGAACCGCTATAGCTTTGGGGTATCACTCTACCGAAACAATCTGAATCACCTGATCAACTATGTCATTGCCGGTGCGCCCGCGACGCAAGCGGATCTTGATACGTTGCTTGCACAGTATGGCATTCCGGCATCGTTTGGCGCGGAGCCCGGACTTTATACCTATGTGTACACCAATGTCGATCAGGCCTACACGCAAGGGATCAACCTCAAAGGAAGCGTGCTGCTTAACCACAATCTGCGCGTGGATGGCTTCTATGCATACCTCGATCCCTACGACGTGACTGACAAACAAACTCTCACGGAACGCAGTCGTAACGCCGGCTACTTTCGCACGGAGTATATTGCTCGACGCCTGGGACTTATCGCTAACATCCGAGGTAACTTCTACGGGCGCTGGTTGATTGATGCCGATAGCGGAACACATGAACAGGCTTATGCTTTGTGGAACTTCTACGCCTCGAAGGATATTACACACGGTATTCAGGCGTATGGAACCATCGACAATCTCGCCAACAGTCGCGACAGCCTTCTCAGGCAAACGTCACCATCGTATGACCGCACCGATTACGGAAGAACCTTTCGCATCGGGATGCGCTACACCTTTCCCCACGAATAA